In Schizosaccharomyces osmophilus chromosome 2, complete sequence, the following proteins share a genomic window:
- the hob1 gene encoding BAR adaptor protein Hob1: protein MSWKGFKKSVVRAPQTFRSKFNIGEQTKDPVYEDAGRRFKSLETETKKLSDDSTKYTDAIRGLLNHQVGFADACIEIYNPISGQASNPESYHVEGSEEGVQAAEAYKDIVHDLESSLASELEVIQSRIVEPAGELLKIIRDVDKFLTKRDHKQIDYDRHRSTLKRLQEKKDRSLKDEKHLYEAETSFDQASQEYEYYNEMVKEELPRLFELEQEFIAPLFQDLYYMQLNIFWILYQKMSNCNIPYFNLDFDIIAAYENKRGDVRDRTEALTITRFKTAKPSHRVSGSFTGHSSHSSPSTSSSFSNKHEVAANSDVSASTVDGEASTSEVPPPYTSLGTHPATAAAANAPEKSSYPYAESTAPATSAPPAPPAPPAKPKLAIPSTEYVTAVYDYTAQAAGDLSFRVGDRIEIVSRSDNQNEWWIGRVHGYEGQFPGNYVQLNQIS from the exons ATGAGCTGGAAAGGATTCAAAAAGTCGGTGGTTCGTGCACCGCAAACGTTTCGTAGCAAATTCAACATTGGAGAACAGACGAAAGATCCAGTGTATGAAGATGCAGGACGACGTTTCAAGTCGTTGGAAacagaaaccaaaaaacttTCGGATGATTCGACAAAATACACAGACGCAATTCGTGGTCTACTGAATCATCAAGTAGGATTTGCAGATGCTTGCATAGAAATTTATAATCCTATTAGCGGGCAAGCTTCTAATCCAGAGTCGTATCATGTAGAAGGAAGTGAAGAGGGAGTTCAGGCAGCCGAGGCTTATAAAGATATTGTACATGATTTGGAATCTAGTTTAGCGTCTGAATTGGAAGTGATTCAGTCGCGCATCGTTGAGCCAGCAGGAGAATTGCTTAAAATCATTCGAGATGTCGATAAGTTTCTTACGAAGCGTGATCACAAACAAATTGATTACGATCGTCATCGCTCTACCTTGAAGAGGCTGCAGGAGAAGAAGGACCGCTCTCTAAAGGATGAAAAGCATCTATATGAGGCCGAAACCTCCTTTGATCAAGCATCCCAGGAGTATGAATATTATAATGAGATGGTCAAAGAGGAGCTTCCACGTCTTTTCGAGCTTGAGCAAGAGTTTATCGCTCCTCTCTTTCAAGATCTTTATTACATGCAGCTCAACATATTTTGGATTCTATATCAAAAGATGAGCAACTGCAACATTCCCTACTTCAATCTAGATTTCGACATTATTGCCGCGTACGAAAATAAGCGTGGCGATGTCAGAGATCGTACGGAGGCTCTGACCATTACTCGGTTCAAGACAGCGAAGCCTAGTCACAGGGTTTCTGGCAGCTTTACTGGCCATTCCTCTCACTCTTCGCCCTCTACTTCTTCATCCTTTTCCAACAAGCATGAAGTCGCCGCCAACTCGGACGTTTCTGCTTCCACTGTCGACGGTGAGGCCTCAACTTCAGAAGTCCCCCCTCCTTACACCTCCCTCGGTACCCATCCCGCCACTGCGGCTGCTGCAAATGCCCCAGAAAAATCTTCGTATCCTTACGCAGAGTCCACAGCTCCTGCTACCTCAGCTCCTCCTGCCCCGCCTGCTCCACCAGCAAAGCCAAAGCTTGCTATTCCATCAACAGAATATGTCACTGCTGTGTATGATTATACAGCTCAGGCTGCCGGTGATTTATCTTTCCGCGTGGGTGATCGCATTGAAATTGTTTCACGATCTGATAATCAAAAC GAATGGTGGATTGGCCGTGTGCACGGGTATGAAGGTCAGTTCCCGGGTAATTATGTTCAGTTAAACCAAATATCctaa
- the sgf29 gene encoding SAGA complex subunit Sgf29, which yields MNQSLMGRTNTSEDVDSMWNKFCADLEPIKKLLGDQKECHETVEDEKMDLEAKLEACRRGLQATKDQKAQLDPAIQSLEVIIHVLEKANEKSAASVMNSPLTRSRRNRSASQIFIPPSLAPGMSVAFRLPRTQDNEGGEWIQCIIIKVTGDLKNK from the coding sequence ATGAATCAAAGCCTGATGGGTCGTACAAATACTTCAGAAGATGTTGATTCTATGTGGAATAAATTTTGTGCCGATTTAGAGCCtataaagaaattactAGGGgatcaaaaagaatgccATGAAACCGTTGAGGATGAGAAAATGGATTTGGAAGCGAAACTGGAGGCTTGCCGACGTGGTTTGCAAGCAACGAAGGACCAAAAGGCTCAATTAGATCCTGCTATACAATCTTTGGAGGTAATTATTcatgttttggaaaaagcgAATGAAAAGTCTGCAGCGTCCGTCATGAATAGCCCATTAACAAGAAGTCGGCGAAACCGGAGTGCTTCGCAGATTTTTATTCCTCCTTCGCTGGCTCCTGGTATGTCTGTTGCTTTTCGCTTACCACGAACACAAGACAATGAAGGAGGTGAATGGATTCAGTGTATTATTATAAAGGTGACAGGAGACCTCAAGAATAAGTAA
- the rkr1 gene encoding RQC complex ubiquitin-protein ligase E3 Rkr1 encodes MKKFGFLHGQTSSPMQSLSGSFSSLQMDTGMNTSMVSTIFEPPDLTTIDADLLVVIKSLQKRDITTKCRALQDLIQWKKCDQFENEQFLDAWAIFFPRLAIETDRRVRQYAFTFTGLLSSTLQKKLAPWLKSYIAPWLMGFFDFDKSVSSAARDSLRKLLSEDKWSHVWMKYGNVLVDNIVDILMYETVDSMSDLRFISNEDAEAKYERTCACCFSVLSFLLNQNLTNDARSVDEDSKAQGFHKHYFEAISMLLESKQLWDLLSSSHGIIKLRLFQYLQTLIHSNKDFFSPYKDKIINLVPRMLSRSDSISCVSLLGMLSYLLAVYPSSSTTLANHSKRPMRKCLQNLLRKRIALPNSGFYTAFMTLMTHFSTEDLVPSTEDLAEFSNAFLEVAQQEQRVFATQVYSCYFEFLSFVFNYSSDSRMKDTVLESLKSMFISYFEGNMTPQCPVLEFDKCLQNIFRKNENFSNLWNEVLYNFYESHLVPDSVSFEVISRSVTLAVQTALSFKNNDRPYNVEYERKVQPCLQFLMRLSANENNQFAGLAVLHLTKLCHVFEKTKFTHFVQQDFSEYLLNFLPSIILNQPSKTTYLNLLHEIVYLLRDSENVSTLWISVIDQLMTEPLNTEVIKSLPSSFSNSRLNAKVPLVDSLVSYYDETVSNLIEQQHYSSSLIKLTIDAKDILIPAKLVEKFLGMTTNSFDVNMPQSHLENYLNILCCEFHSLGHNLADVFAQNESLYLLYPLLLIDPKFSTIDGHLRNSLIEQFNAECQKNSGFMKSLCIIVSDWSRKTISGDKHDIHKLAQMVVRLAKSHKENVPLSLFCYPKEFWISALAPIEHFFAKNYFVDQVPCLGFSESVEKSQSDEVVNSKTVAQLFNASLYSLVFCEHDEVTSDLILYLSLSYVVFSIYVQNGGELFSDISIESANDFCQRCENLFKRLFSDIADNSSLSFYLSILVQPQSNIGCAIQELIMIAVSSSDLMSVFAGQTITDLLKLASSMFPLSSDEFETLCNSLDILASKSDILVVALLEGFKPLELDSSVVAKLRFRSASQLSGKLVSSPSVTNALMMLNAATPTGDDSKVLLPITRCPLLLTSLTEWATGVATKSLDLLSLSLLLRFLHGFLPSVQKFTGPYWNRIFELIKFTLKLSPVDIPIVKSMELYALRLYLALTKISDRNDDIYDGLLEQDDDINYLGVKSFLSSHESSLKSSVTVGLCNSYLVRILDSCSEKIIAKIPYQELYPNLLDFSDLQNEGTCMKLLYEKISSEVKDLTVYYLVESTSEPDVSFAPELLSILIDYAENPLTLLGEIDTMESALRSYLLAWDLVFHHFEETTYQIKLALTEQLLSMDLVRPLLAIIVEVLQLSYDRPVDVSNYSKTSYNLMDYASPLHRTRCLCTYIYYQCLRHLSSAVRGYWSEIKNRAFTYTVESFTESNVSPLLISASLDDVEKAISSSTFETSGDTVVKLNRNTKEISFIYHVDEHKLEMAIRIPLAYPLHQVQVEGIERVGVNERQWRAWILASQSILTSQNGSIIDALQLLKRNISMHFEGVEECAICYSVLSVERTLPNKRCNTCRHKFHASCLYKWFKSSNASRCPLCRSSFTFV; translated from the exons ATGAAgaaatttggatttcttcACGG ACAAACTTCGTCGCCGATGCAATCTCTCTCCGGatccttttcatctttacaGATGGATACTGGGATGAATACTTCCATGGTCAGCACAATCTTTGAACCTCCAGACTTGACTACCATTGATGCAGATCTTTTGGTTGTCATCAAAAGTctccaaaaaagagatatcACGACCAAGTGCCGTGCCTTACAAGATTTAAttcaatggaaaaaatgtgatcaatttgaaaatgagcAATTTTTGGATGCCTGGgccattttctttcctcgCTTGGCGATTGAAACAGACCGACGAGTTCGTCAGTATGCTTTTACATTTACCGGTCTTTTATCTTCaactcttcaaaaaaaacttgCACCATGGCTCAAATCCTATATCGCACCCTGGTTGATGGGTTTCTTCGATTTTGATAAATCAGTTTCCTCAGCTGCCCGCGATTCACTCAGAAAACTACTCTCAGAGGATAAGTGGTCTCATGTTTGGATGAAGTACGGGAATGTTCTGGTTGATAATATTGTGGATATCTTGATGTATGAAACTGTTGATTCAATGTCTGATTTACGATTCATTTCCAACGAAGACGCTGAAGCCAAATATGAACGTACTTGTGCGTGCTGCTTTTCtgttctttcctttctgCTGAATCAAAATCTAACCAATGACGCGCGTTCTGTAGATGAAGATTCAAAAGCACAAGGCTTTCACAAGCATTACTTTGAGGCAATCTCCATGTTGCTTGAATCTAAGCAATTATGGGATCTCCTTTCCTCTTCTCATGGGATCATTAAACTCAGATTGTTTCAATATTTACAAACTCTTATTCATTCCAATAAGGACTTCTTTTCCCCGTataaagataaaataataaaccTCGTGCCGCGTATGCTTTCCCGATCTGACAGTATTTCATGCGTTTCTTTGTTAGGAATGTTGTCTTACTTGTTAGCCGTTTATCCTTCTTCGTCTACTACTTTGGCAAATCATTCGAAACGTCCTATGCGAAAGTGTTTACAGAATCTCCTTCGTAAACGAATAGCACTACCGAATTCTGGCTTTTACACAGCTTTCATGACTTTAATGACGCATTTTTCTACTGAAGATCTCGTCCCTTCCACAGAAGATTTGGCCGAGTTTTCTAATGCGTTTTTGGAAGTTGCTCAACAAGAACAACGTGTTTTCGCGACTCAAGTCTACAGCTgttattttgaatttctgtcgtttgtttttaattattcCTCGGATTCCCGGATGAAAGATACAGTATTAGAAAGCCTCAAGTCGATGTTTATTTCCTATTTCGAAGGAAATATGACCCCACAATGTCCTGTTTTAGAGTTCGATAAATGTTTGCAGAACATATTTCgtaaaaacgaaaatttttccaatttgtGGAACGAGGTCTTATACaatttttatgaatctCATCTTGTTCCCGACTCTGTGTCATTTGAAGTCATTTCTAGATCTGTTACTCTGGCCGTGCAAACGGCTCTGAGTTTTAAGAATAATGATAGGCCTTATAACGTCGAATATGAACGTAAAGTACAACCTTGCTTACAGTTTTTGATGCGCCTGTCTGCTAACGAAAATAATCAATTTGCTGGTCTTGCTGTTTTGCATCTTACCAAGCTTTGtcatgtttttgaaaaaacaaagtttaCCCACTTTGTCCAACAGGACTTTAGCGAGTATTTACTAAATTTTTTACCATCTATAATATTGAATCAGCCGTCAAAAACGACGTATTTGAATTTGCTTCATGAGATCGTCTACTTGCTTAGAGATTCCGAGAATGTTAGCACTCTGTGGATTTCTGTTATTGATCAGTTGATGACTGAACCATTAAATACCGAAGTTATAAAATCACTTCCTTctagtttttcaaattccCGCTTGAATGCTAAAGTTCCGTTGGTGGATTCCCTTGTTTCTTATTATGATGAGACTGTGTCTAACCTGATTGAACAACAGCATTACAGTTCGAGTCTAATAAAACTTACCATTGATGCGAAAGATATTCTTATCCCTGCCAAATTGgttgaaaaatttttagGCATGACTACAAACAGTTTTGATGTGAATATGCCACAAAGTCATTTGGAAAATTACTTAAATATTTTATGTTGCGAATTTCACTCCTTAGGCCATAATCTGGCTGATGTATTTGCACAAAATGAAAgcctttatttattatatcCTTTGCTACTAATAGACCCCAAGTTTTCTACCATTGATGGCCATCTGCGTAATAGTTTAATTGAACAATTTAATGCGGAATGTCAGAAGAACAGTGGTTTTATGAAATCTCTTTGCATTATCGTTTCGGACTGGAGTCGTAAGACCATTTCGGGAGATAAACACGACATACATAAATTGGCGCAAATGGTTGTAAGACTTGCAAAATCtcataaagaaaatgttcccttgtctttgttttgttaCCCTAAGGAGTTTTGGATTTCTGCATTGGCTCCGATTGAACATTTTTTTGccaaaaattattttgttgATCAAGTACCTTGTCTTGGATTCTCGGAATCGGTTGAAAAAAGCCAATCTGATGAAGTTGTCAATAGCAAAACCGTTGCACAACTTTTTAATGCTTCACTTTACTCATTGGTATTTTGCGAACACGACGAAGTAACCTCCGATCTTATCCTGTATTTGTCTTTGTCATACGTTGTTTTTTCTATCTATGTTCAAAATGGTGGTGAACTTTTTTCTGATATATCTATTGAGAGTGCTAACGACTTTTGCCAAAGATGTGAGAATTTGTTTAAGAGACTATTCAGCGACATAGCTGACAATAGTTCATTATCCTTTTATTTAAGCATCCTTGTTCAACCTCAAAGCAATATCGGATGTGCTATCCAAGAGCTGATAATGATAgctgtttcttcttctgattTAATGAGTGTTTTTGCCGGTCAAACTATTACAGATCTATTGAAGTTAGCTTCTTCAATGTTTCCTTTAAGCTCtgatgaatttgaaacTTTATGTAACAGCTTGGATATTCTCGCGTCAAAGTCAGACATCTTAGTTGTAGCCCTTCTTGAAGGATTCAAACCTCTTGAGCTGGATTCAAGTGTCGTCGCAAAGTTAAGATTTAGAAGTGCTAGTCAACTATCTGGTAAGTTGGTATCTAGCCCTTCTGTAACCAATGCTTTAATGATGCTGAATGCAGCTACGCCAACTGGAGACGATTCGAAAGTGCTGCTGCCCATAACCCGTTGTCCATTACTCTTAACAAGCCTTACTGAATGGGCAACTGGCGTTGCTACAAAATCATTGGATTTATTGTCATTGTCTCTGTTATTGAGATTTCTTCATGGTTTTCTACCCTCCGTTCAAAAGTTTACGGGTCCTTACTGGAAtcgaatttttgaattaataaaattcaCACTTAAGCTTTCTCCAGTTGATATTCCTATAGTAAAGTCTATGGAGCTTTACGCACTCCGCCTATATCTTGCGCTTACGAAAATTTCGGACAGAAACGACGACATTTACGATGGGCTTCTTGAACAGGATGATGATATAAACTATCTTGGAGTGAAAAGTTTCCTTTCTAGCCATGAATCTAGTCTAAAGTCTTCAGTAACCGTTGGACTCTGCAATAGCTACCTTGTACGAATATTAGACAGTTGTTCAGAAAAGATTATAGCAAAAATTCCCTATCAAGAGCTTTATCCTAATTTGCTTGACTTTTCGGATTTGCAAAACGAAGGCACGTGTATGAAGTTATTGTATGAAAAAATCTCGAGTGAAGTTAAAGACTTGACGGTGTATTATTTGGTTGAAAGCACTTCTGAACCCGACGTTTCTTTCGCTCCGGAATTGCTTTCCATACTCATTGATTACGCTGAAAATCCTTTAACTCTCTTAGGTGAAATTGATACTATGGAATCTGCTCTACGATCTTATCTTTTAGCATGGGACCTTGTTTTCCAccattttgaagaaacgaCATACCAAATTAAGCTTGCTCTCACCGAACAGTTGTTGTCGATGGATCTAGTAAGACCATTACTTGCGATTATTGTAGAAGTGCTCCAGTTGTCCTATGATAGGCCTGTCGATGTAAGtaattattcaaaaacatccTATAACCTTATGGACTATGCTTCTCCGCTACATCGAACTCGATGCCTGTGTACGTATATCTATTATCAATGCTTGAGACATTTATCTTCAGCAGTCCGTGGATACTGGTCGGAAATTAAGAATAGAGCCTTTACATACACAGTTGAGTCATTCACAGAGTCTAACGTGTCTCCATTATTAATTTCTGCTTCTCTGGATGATGTAGAAAAGGCGATTTCTTCGTCGACCTTTGAAACCTCTGGAGATACCGTTGTCAAATTGAAcagaaatacaaaagaaatatcttTTATATATCACGTTGATGAGCATAAACTTGAGATGGCGATTAGGATACCTTTGGCTTACCCTCTTCATCAAGTACAAGTGgaaggaattgaaagagTTGGTGTGAATGAACGACAATGGCGAGCATGGATTCTGGCTTCCCAAAGTATTCTGACATCCCAAAACGGCTCAATAATTGATGCTTTACAATTGTTGAAGAGAAACATTTCGATGCACTTTGAAGGTGTTGAAGAGTGTGCAATTTGCTACTCTGTGTTGTCGGTTGAAAGAACATTACCAAACAAGCGCTGCAATACATGTAGACACAAGTTTCATGCTTCTTGTTTGTATAAATGGTTCAAATCTTCGAATGCTAGCCGGTGCCCATTGTGCCGTAGTAGCTTTACCTTTGTGTAA
- the nfs1 gene encoding mitochondrial [2Fe-2S] cluster assembly and tRNA modification cysteine desulfurase Nfs1: MSRFSKLLSLSQRALPRKSPSHLSRPWTGCCAASSRLFSSTASPSSQEPSILKSSSPASSTAAAPATGTTTMETPTVARAKAALEAISGTHPIYMDFQATSPLDYRVLDSMLPYLTGVYGNPHSRTHEYGWEAEKAVEGAREEVAAVIKADPREIIFTSGATESNNTILKGVARFYQNRKKHIISVQTEHKCVLDSLRTLQEEGFDVTFLPVQTNGLISLDDLKKAIRPDTVLVSVMAVNNEIGVIQPLEEIGKICRANKVFFHTDGAQGFGKIPLDVDRMNIDLMSISGHKIYGPKGVGAAFIRRRPRVRLSPLLSGGGQERGLRSGTLAPPLIVGFGTAARLCREEMAYDHEHISKLSKRLIDGLLAIPYTSLNGDPKSRFPGCVNISFSYVEGESLLMGLKNIALSSGSACTSASLEPSYVLRAIGQNDEDAHSSIRFGIGRYTTEAEVDYALANVHNQIDFLRNLSPLWDLVQEGVDLSTIEWSSH, translated from the coding sequence ATGTCGAGATTCAGTAAGTTATTGTCTCTTTCCCAAAGGGCTCTTCCAAGGAAGTCACCTTCTCACTTGAGTCGCCCTTGGACTGGCTGCTGTGCCGCCTCTTCGCGATTGTTCTCATCCACAGCTTCCCCTTCTTCCCAAGAACCTTCCATCCTTAAATCTTCTTCCCCGGCTTCTTCCACAGCGGCTGCTCCTGCTACTGGTACAACAACCATGGAGACACCTACCGTCGCCAGAGCGAAAGCTGCTTTAGAAGCCATTTCTGGCACCCACCCAATTTACATGGACTTTCAAGCAACCTCTCCTCTCGACTACCGCGTGCTCGACAGCATGCTACCCTACCTTACAGGCGTGTACGGAAACCCTCACAGCCGTACCCACGAGTATGGATGGGAGGCTGAAAAGGCTGTAGAAGGAGCTCGTGAGGAGGTCGCCGCTGTTATCAAGGCCGATCCCCGTGAGATTATCTTCACTTCTGGTGCCACAGAGTCCAATAACACGATTCTCAAGGGCGTGGCCCGCTTTTAtcaaaacagaaaaaagcaCATTATTTCCGTTCAAACCGAACACAAGTGTGTTCTTGATTCTTTGCGTACTCTCCAGGAAGAAGGCTTTGATGTCACGTTTCTTCCCGTTCAAACAAACGGCTTGATTAGCCTTGACGATCTAAAGAAGGCTATCCGTCCCGATACCGTACTCGTAAGTGTCATGGCTGTCAATAATGAGATTGGTGTGATTCAGCCTCTTGAGGAAATTGGAAAGATCTGCCGAGCTAATAAGGTGTTCTTCCACACTGATGGTGCCCAAGGTTTTGGCAAAATTCCTCTGGACGTTGACCGTATGAATATCGATTTGATGTCTATTTCAGGCCACAAGATTTATGGACCCAAGGGTGTAGGTGCTGCTTTTATTCGTCGTCGCCCCCGTGTCCGTCTTTCACCTTTGTTGAGCGGAGGTGGCCAAGAACGTGGTCTTCGAAGTGGTACCTTGGCTCCTCCTTTAATTGTGGGATTCGGTACTGCTGCCCGCCTTTGCAGGGAAGAAATGGCTTATGACCACGAACATATCTCTAAGCTCTCAAAGCGTTTGATTGATGGTCTTTTGGCTATTCCATACACTTCTCTTAATGGTGATCCTAAATCAAGGTTCCCCGGCTGTGTGaacatttctttctcttaCGTTGAAGGTGAGTCTTTGTTGATGGGTCTCAAGAACATTGCTCTTTCCTCTGGTTCCGCCTGTACTTCTGCTTCTTTGGAGCCTTCCTATGTTCTTCGTGCCATTGGTcaaaatgatgaagatgcTCATAGCTCTATTCGATTTGGTATTGGTAGATACACGACAGAGGCTGAAGTCGATTACGCCCTTGCCAACGTGCACAATCAAATTGATTTCCTTCGAAACTTGAGTCCTTTGTGGGATCTTGTACAAGAAGGAGTTGATCTTAGTACCATTGAATGGAGTTCACACTAA
- the bdc1 gene encoding bromodomain protein Bdc1 has protein sequence MNLPENVALLQCLDLKRLLGDNEEKILKQVSESPFLLEPLNSEELKRIYDRAATNSEPEEKTELGLSKDSSIADHETKSDKRMQLRENVINDLIHELNDCVKSFDACLEQQAEESTKAKEQDEKAVQETATATEKESKNLRSKRRPSEPVPEEPESSHIPDVNAPSGPAAARATTRAASRKQTSQDEEKTSLKKFQNAILPVLDNISNHRFGAPFSHPVNRKEAQDYDSLIYYPQDLRTIKNMVREGTLTTAEEVYREVLRVFANCKMYNGGDTSSAMSIWGDECFRFTGELFEMYKQASIKR, from the coding sequence ATGAATCTTCCTGAGAACGTTGCTCTTTTACAATGTCTCGACTTGAAACGGCTACTTGGGGATAATGAAGAGAAAATCTTGAAGCAAGTGTCTGAGAGTCCATTTTTGCTTGAGCCTTTGAATtcagaagaattgaaaaggatCTATGATCGGGCAGCTACAAATTCGGAGCCAGAAGAGAAGACTGAATTAGGCTTAAGCAAGGACAGCTCTATAGCAGATCATGAAACAAAATCTGACAAACGAATGCAATTAAGAGAGAATGTTATCAATGATCTTATTCATGAGCTGAACGATTGTGTAAAGTCTTTTGACGCGTGTCTTGAGCAACAGGCAGAAGAGAGTACGAAAGCCAAGGAGCAGGATGAGAAAGCTGTACAAGAAACTGCAACCGctacagaaaaagaatccaaaaacTTGCGTTCGAAAAGAAGACCATCGGAACCTGTACCTGAGGAGCCAGAATCATCGCATATTCCGGATGTAAATGCTCCTTCTGGTCCTGCAGCTGCAAGAGCGACCACTCGTGCTGCTAgtagaaaacaaacttcacaggacgaagaaaaaaccaGCCTTAAAAAGTTTCAGAATGCTATTCTTCCCGTATTGGATAATATTTCCAATCATCGCTTTGGAGCACCTTTTAGTCATCCTGTGAACAGGAAAGAAGCTCAAGACTATGATTCACTCATCTATTATCCTCAAGATTTAAGGACAATAAAGAATATGGTCCGCGAAGGCACCCTTACGACTGCCGAAGAAGTTTATCGAGAAGTGTTGCGCGTATTCGCGAACTGCAAAATGTACAACGGCGGTGATACAAGCAGTGCAATGTCAATATGGGGAGATGAGTGTTTTCGATTTACAGGAGAATTATTCGAAATGTATAAACAAGCGAGTATCAAACGATGA
- a CDS encoding SAGA complex subunit Sgf29-like — translation MHGSGTNLNGIRYEVQDPEPDDDGNAGQVYKTSAKNLIYIPPKTISLPSLGPGTTVLARYPETTTFYKAEVIRTLPSGVCKLRFEGEEEAGKETSVERHLVLDYNG, via the coding sequence ATGCATGGATCAGGTACTAACTTGAATGGCATTAGGTATGAAGTTCAGGATCCCGAGCCCGACGATGATGGAAATGCAGGACAAGTTTATAAAACTTCGGCAAAAAATCTTATTTATATTCCACCGAAAACAATTTCCTTGCCATCTCTTGGTCCAGGGACAACCGTGTTGGCACGCTATCCAGAAACAACCACATTTTATAAGGCAGAGGTAATACGAACCTTACCGAGTGGAGTTTGCAAGCTTCGGTTTGAAGGAGAGGAAGAAGCCGGTAAAGAAACCTCCGTGGAACGGCATCTCGTATTGGACTACAATGGATAA
- the pvg3 gene encoding Golgi galactosylxylosylprotein 3-beta-galactosyltransferase Pvg3 → MFSNKNHCFSYLVLLVFGITFFFLIMYRSWRTEAKAIYALEDMFLGPLYTDLSTEPPPLRMCLGIFSHANNAARRRLLREDYHRYIKEVASKDKIDVKFVLGVPNSNEGLAAIREEQQLYGDLEVLPIGENVDRGKSIVYFQTFLKGYRSYPLLSKVADGHLLKDIQYEHEGQGGFVYNETVVTHELPGMKEFRDLGVARDEYDFIAKVDDDAYVNLPLMLSELRPHIGKEEFYFGRDCARKELPTSVREFPYMCGFAYVVSPDIAYRIASQRKLFFPWEDAQTGFNINRNSGNVKNIKFTRYNLYDMVLPNEGYNPRQAFLRFDALVIHKLKTEKLLASVIEWYRKMYEHRAYCQTLPDDEKRLCMKASYPSVAIEENP, encoded by the coding sequence ATGTTCTCCAATAAGAATCATTGTTTTTCGTATTTGGTGTTGCTCGTTTTTGGaattactttcttttttctcatcATGTACCGATCATGGCGCACCGAAGCAAAGGCGATTTACGCTTTAGAGGATATGTTCCTTGGTCCATTATACACTGATTTAAGCACGGAACCTCCTCCCTTACGCATGTGTTTAGGCATTTTTTCGCATGCAAATAATGCCGCACGAAGACGTCTGTTGCGTGAGGACTACCATCGTTACATTAAGGAAGTAGCTAGTAAAGACAAGATCGATGTCAAATTCGTTTTAGGTGTTCCTAACTCAAATGAAGGACTGGCTGCTATTCGTGAAGAACAGCAATTGTATGGTGACCTTGAAGTTCTCCCTATTGGGGAAAACGTGGACCGTGGAAAAAGTATAGTATACTTTCAGACATTTTTGAAGGGATATCGGTCATATCCCTTGCTTTCCAAAGTTGCCGATGGCCATCTCTTAAAAGATATACAGTACGAGCATGAAGGCCAGGGaggttttgtttacaatgaaACAGTTGTTACACATGAACTTCCAGGGATGAAGGAGTTTCGCGACTTAGGTGTGGCACGAGATGAATATGATTTTATAGCGAAAGTTGATGATGATGCGTACGTCAACTTACCCTTGATGCTCTCAGAGCTTCGTCCTCACATTGGTAAGGAAGAATTTTACTTTGGAAGAGATTGTGCTCGCAAAGAATTACCAACGTCTGTCCGCGAGTTTCCATACATGTGCGGTTTTGCTTATGTTGTCTCACCAGACATAGCCTATCGCATTGCTAGTCAGcgtaaacttttttttccttgggAAGATGCTCAAACTGGTTTTAATATTAACAGAAATTCTGGTAATgtcaaaaatataaaatttacCAGATACAATTTGTATGATATGGTTTTGCCCAACGAAGGTTATAATCCTCGACAggcttttcttcgttttgatGCCCTTGTCATTCACAAGCTCAAAACTGAGAAGCTTTTAGCTTCTGTAATTGAGTGGTACCGAAAAATGTACGAGCATCGTGCTTACTGTCAAACTCTGCCCGATGATGAAAAACGGTTATGTATGAAGGCTTCTTATCCTTCGGTTGCTATCGAGGAGAACCCTTAA